A genomic segment from Mastomys coucha isolate ucsf_1 unplaced genomic scaffold, UCSF_Mcou_1 pScaffold7, whole genome shotgun sequence encodes:
- the LOC116081847 gene encoding sperm motility kinase X-like isoform X1 has product MQLELETSPSEEVTLTDHYMVLRTLGKGSFAEVKLACHLHTGVWVAVKVLERGEKNDSVIMTEIDIIKSLDHPNIIKLFHIIETREHTYMVMEHAAGGDLVSHIEKVGCLQEEETHRIFTQMVCAVNYCHENSIAHRDIKPDNILLDGKGSVKLCDFGLAIKVTSGQRFKGFCGTLEYCAPEIFTDVEYDAQANDIWSMGVVLYTMVTGRFPFEAKTYSQMKEKMLNPKYSIPPTLSPTIANLIMQLLTVDPDQRPKTCDIMQHQWLRGSEDLSKLASSLEACSSNPAPSIVVAMWAMGYNAKDIRNSLREKKFNNIMATYLILKHQSPWGDSTKHQMKPVQHVAMTPVGLPTFHLPLKRTGSESALHLFTLTREHVSDNAKLSRKKGYKSPSMPDIQSCQQIPLFPDADSQHAPVTAQLMNSSFWEASMTSKGVSLGNTSSEDIFSEKYLSYRAPQIVVTMENSPRTQNMPFEKDSGEAPQSGAASGTHENNRHGSHRETAGEKFSGAQAQSAKTASSHSLHQGWKRIKRRMGNRVRRLCCCLPAQQTSQVFQKKVTPVEGEGNRATQNEVSGPQEIVFHMGEEEPVILG; this is encoded by the exons atgcagctggagctggagaccAGCCCCTCTGAAGAGGTGACCCTCACCGATCATTACATGGTCCTCAGGACCCTGGGCAAAGGCAGCTTTGCTGAGGTGAAGCTGGCCTGCCACCTCCACACCGGGGTTTGGGTTGCTGTCAAGGTCCTGGAAAGGGGTGAGAAGAATGACTCTGTTATCATGACTGAAATAGACATCATTAAGTCACTGGACCATCCAAATATTATCAAGCTGTTCCATATCATTGAAACCAGAGAGCACACGTACATGGTGATGGAGCATGCTGCTGGGGGAGATCTGGTGAGCCACATTGAGAAGGTGGGCTGTCTGCAGGAAGAAGAGACCCACCGCATCTTCACACAGATGGTGTGTGCCGTCAACTATTGCCACGAGAACAGCATCGCACACAGGGACATCAAACCGGACAACATCTTGCTGGATGGCAAAGGGAGTGTcaagctgtgtgactttggcctGGCCATCAAAGTCACATCTGGGCAGAGGTTCAAGGGATTCTGCGGCACCCTTGAGTATTGTGCTCCGGAGATTTTCACTGATGTGGAATACGATGCTCAGGCAAATGACATCTGGAGCATGGGGGTGGTTTTGTACACGATGGTGACAGGGCGCTTCCCATTTGAGGCAAAGACCTATTCCCAGATGAAGGAGAAGATGCTGAACCCCAAGTACTCCATCCCACCTACGCTCTCACCAACCATTGCAAACCTCATCATGCAGTTGCTCACTGTGGACCCAGACCAGAGGCCCAAGACCTGTGACATTATGCAGCACCAGTGGCTCAGGGGCAGTGAAGACCTTTCCAAACTGGCATCTTCCTTGGAGGCATGCTCCAGCAACCCAGCTCCCAGCATTGTGGTGGCTATGTGGGCCATGGGTTACAATGCCAAGGACATCAGAAACTCTTTAcgtgaaaaaaaattcaataacatCATGGCAACTTACCTGATTTTAAAACATCAGTCACCCTGGGGGGACAGCACTAAGCACCAAATGAAGCCTGTGCAGCATGTTGCCATGACACCCGTAGGCCTGCCCACCTTCCATCTTCCCCTAAAGAGGACAGGGAGTGAGTCTGCTCTTCACCTCTTCACCCTAACAAGAGAACATGTATCTGACAATGCCAAGCTTTCAAGAAAGAAGGGCTACAAAAGTCCCAGCATGCCTGACATCCAGAGCTGCCAGCAGATACCTCTCTTTCCTGACGCAGATTCCCAGCATGCTCCTGTGACTGCTCAGCTCATGAACAGCAGCTTTTGGGAGGCCAGCATGACCTCCAAAGGTGTGTCCTTAGGTAACACATCCTCCGAGgatattttttctgaaaaatatttgtCCTATAGAGCACCCCAGATTGTGGTCACCATGGAGAATAGCCCACGCACCCAGAACATGCCATTTGAAAAGGACTCTGGGGAAGCACCGCAGAGTGGGGCCGCCAGTGGCACACATGAGAATAACAGGCATGGGTCCCATCGCGAAACAGCTGGAGAAAAATTCTCAGGTGCCCAAGCGCAGAGTGCAAAGACAGCCTCTTCGCACAGTCTACACCAAGGCTGGAAGAGGATTAAGAGGAGGATGGGGAACCGTGTGCGGAGGCTGTGCTGTTGCCTGCCAGCCCAACAAACAAGCCAGGTTTTCCAGAAGAAAGTGACTCcagtggagggggaagggaacagagccACACAAAACGAG GTTTCCGGACCCCAAGAGATAGTTTTTCACATGGGGGAAGAGGAACCCGTGATCCTAGGTTGA
- the LOC116081847 gene encoding sperm motility kinase X-like isoform X2, with amino-acid sequence MQLELETSPSEEVTLTDHYMVLRTLGKGSFAEVKLACHLHTGVWVAVKVLERGEKNDSVIMTEIDIIKSLDHPNIIKLFHIIETREHTYMVMEHAAGGDLVSHIEKVGCLQEEETHRIFTQMVCAVNYCHENSIAHRDIKPDNILLDGKGSVKLCDFGLAIKVTSGQRFKGFCGTLEYCAPEIFTDVEYDAQANDIWSMGVVLYTMVTGRFPFEAKTYSQMKEKMLNPKYSIPPTLSPTIANLIMQLLTVDPDQRPKTCDIMQHQWLRGSEDLSKLASSLEACSSNPAPSIVVAMWAMGYNAKDIRNSLREKKFNNIMATYLILKHQSPWGDSTKHQMKPVQHVAMTPVGLPTFHLPLKRTGSESALHLFTLTREHVSDNAKLSRKKGYKSPSMPDIQSCQQIPLFPDADSQHAPVTAQLMNSSFWEASMTSKGVSLGNTSSEDIFSEKYLSYRAPQIVVTMENSPRTQNMPFEKDSGEAPQSGAASGTHENNRHGSHRETAGEKFSGAQAQSAKTASSHSLHQGWKRIKRRMGNRVRRLCCCLPAQQTSQVFQKKVTPVEGEGNRATQNEVTHTCLTSQTRKPA; translated from the exons atgcagctggagctggagaccAGCCCCTCTGAAGAGGTGACCCTCACCGATCATTACATGGTCCTCAGGACCCTGGGCAAAGGCAGCTTTGCTGAGGTGAAGCTGGCCTGCCACCTCCACACCGGGGTTTGGGTTGCTGTCAAGGTCCTGGAAAGGGGTGAGAAGAATGACTCTGTTATCATGACTGAAATAGACATCATTAAGTCACTGGACCATCCAAATATTATCAAGCTGTTCCATATCATTGAAACCAGAGAGCACACGTACATGGTGATGGAGCATGCTGCTGGGGGAGATCTGGTGAGCCACATTGAGAAGGTGGGCTGTCTGCAGGAAGAAGAGACCCACCGCATCTTCACACAGATGGTGTGTGCCGTCAACTATTGCCACGAGAACAGCATCGCACACAGGGACATCAAACCGGACAACATCTTGCTGGATGGCAAAGGGAGTGTcaagctgtgtgactttggcctGGCCATCAAAGTCACATCTGGGCAGAGGTTCAAGGGATTCTGCGGCACCCTTGAGTATTGTGCTCCGGAGATTTTCACTGATGTGGAATACGATGCTCAGGCAAATGACATCTGGAGCATGGGGGTGGTTTTGTACACGATGGTGACAGGGCGCTTCCCATTTGAGGCAAAGACCTATTCCCAGATGAAGGAGAAGATGCTGAACCCCAAGTACTCCATCCCACCTACGCTCTCACCAACCATTGCAAACCTCATCATGCAGTTGCTCACTGTGGACCCAGACCAGAGGCCCAAGACCTGTGACATTATGCAGCACCAGTGGCTCAGGGGCAGTGAAGACCTTTCCAAACTGGCATCTTCCTTGGAGGCATGCTCCAGCAACCCAGCTCCCAGCATTGTGGTGGCTATGTGGGCCATGGGTTACAATGCCAAGGACATCAGAAACTCTTTAcgtgaaaaaaaattcaataacatCATGGCAACTTACCTGATTTTAAAACATCAGTCACCCTGGGGGGACAGCACTAAGCACCAAATGAAGCCTGTGCAGCATGTTGCCATGACACCCGTAGGCCTGCCCACCTTCCATCTTCCCCTAAAGAGGACAGGGAGTGAGTCTGCTCTTCACCTCTTCACCCTAACAAGAGAACATGTATCTGACAATGCCAAGCTTTCAAGAAAGAAGGGCTACAAAAGTCCCAGCATGCCTGACATCCAGAGCTGCCAGCAGATACCTCTCTTTCCTGACGCAGATTCCCAGCATGCTCCTGTGACTGCTCAGCTCATGAACAGCAGCTTTTGGGAGGCCAGCATGACCTCCAAAGGTGTGTCCTTAGGTAACACATCCTCCGAGgatattttttctgaaaaatatttgtCCTATAGAGCACCCCAGATTGTGGTCACCATGGAGAATAGCCCACGCACCCAGAACATGCCATTTGAAAAGGACTCTGGGGAAGCACCGCAGAGTGGGGCCGCCAGTGGCACACATGAGAATAACAGGCATGGGTCCCATCGCGAAACAGCTGGAGAAAAATTCTCAGGTGCCCAAGCGCAGAGTGCAAAGACAGCCTCTTCGCACAGTCTACACCAAGGCTGGAAGAGGATTAAGAGGAGGATGGGGAACCGTGTGCGGAGGCTGTGCTGTTGCCTGCCAGCCCAACAAACAAGCCAGGTTTTCCAGAAGAAAGTGACTCcagtggagggggaagggaacagagccACACAAAACGAG GTCACCCACACCTGTCTGACCTCACAGACCAGAAAACCTGCCTGA